One window of the Dermacentor andersoni chromosome 10, qqDerAnde1_hic_scaffold, whole genome shotgun sequence genome contains the following:
- the LOC126546097 gene encoding uncharacterized protein, producing the protein MLRRKEAVLCCAALALIACSCWASVQHPVVSSCQSEPSLVTIHNLSIEDAKVGRNMTIHYVGELHEVLHGPLITKFTMWNSNGLKMPCVQDMGSCTYKGCDGESDMEKTIGEPWKNTCPIPAGVYASRLVFFIHPIIKAVLANGTFKVRMDVTSGDVKVHCRVLDVHIEK; encoded by the exons ATGTTGCGAAGAAAGGAGGCGGTGTTGTGCTGCGCTGCTTTGGCGCTGATTGCCTGCTCTTGTTGGGCTTCCGTGCAGCATCCCGTCGTGTCATCGTGCCAGT CGGAGCCGAGTTTGGTCACCATCCACAACTTGAGCATCGAGGACGCCAAGGTGGGCCGAAACATGACCATACACTACGTCGGCGAACTCCACGAAGTACTGCATGGTCCGCTGATCACCAAGTTCACCATGTGGAACTCGAACGGATTGAAGATGCCTTGCGTGCAAGACATGGGTTCCTG TACATACAAAGGCTGTGACGGCGAGTCTGACATGGAGAAGACAATAGGGGAGCCATGGAAGAACACCTGCCCTATTCCGGCCGGTGTCTATGCCTCAAGACTGGTGTTCTTCATCCACCCAATAATTAAAGCCGTGCTCGCG AACGGCACGTTTAAGGTGCGAATGGATGTGACCAGCGGTGATGTCAAAGTTCACTGTCGAGTACTTGACGTgcatattgaaaaataa